In a genomic window of Candidatus Poribacteria bacterium:
- a CDS encoding FGGY family carbohydrate kinase has product MTDRKHPRLTLGLDSSTQSLSAVVIDIDTAEKRFEHALDYRTDERLNQFGIGEDYILPPREEGEAEQPPLMYLASLDALFADMQAAGIALKDIVAINTSGQQHGHVYLNRNAANIFSNLQKSKSNASELKVLLADAFAYPNAPIWMTANTLTQTNAVRDGVGGKAEMIARSGSDAPLRFTGTVMRRVGEQSPEHYTATTKIQLISSFIPAVLTGNANVPIDYGNACGMSLMNYKKKVWDSALLEATAHGLPGGVEGFQSKLPTLAPPDSVVGNLAAYYVEKYGFDPGCAVIAGSGDNPQAKVPVAGDLLSLGTSFVNMVSTDGDTLDPEGFANAMYDGINRPFMFGCRTNGAMVWDAVRANYGFTKEEYAPAEATLQAAAPGQFMTFWQPKTESFPVSGAFELIRTSPEHTLAADYTGIIETSLAALYIYSAVFTKQTQAPLFVTGGATDSPGIMQRVAGIWNRPTLPVEKGGAALGAAVAGVKAFLDADPDTENESFDIEAFSASVLKRGEPIQPNPADIAAYHGEGKYLQRFREKYEQIMEAHPM; this is encoded by the coding sequence GTGACTGATCGCAAACACCCGCGTCTCACACTCGGCTTAGATTCCAGCACACAAAGCCTCTCCGCTGTCGTCATTGACATAGACACGGCGGAAAAACGCTTTGAACACGCACTCGATTATCGCACCGATGAACGACTCAACCAATTCGGTATCGGGGAGGACTACATCTTACCGCCGAGAGAAGAAGGCGAAGCCGAGCAACCGCCATTGATGTATCTCGCCTCGCTCGATGCATTGTTCGCTGACATGCAAGCGGCAGGTATCGCCTTAAAGGATATTGTTGCGATTAATACATCAGGACAACAGCACGGACACGTTTATCTGAACCGAAACGCAGCGAATATCTTCTCCAACCTGCAAAAATCAAAAAGCAACGCGTCTGAATTAAAAGTGCTATTGGCGGACGCTTTCGCGTATCCCAACGCACCAATCTGGATGACCGCTAACACGCTCACCCAAACCAATGCTGTCCGAGATGGGGTTGGCGGGAAAGCGGAAATGATTGCGCGCTCCGGTTCAGATGCACCGCTCCGATTCACCGGTACCGTCATGCGACGCGTCGGAGAACAGTCTCCCGAACACTATACGGCGACAACAAAAATCCAGTTGATTAGCAGCTTCATTCCAGCCGTGCTAACTGGTAATGCAAACGTGCCTATCGACTACGGCAACGCCTGCGGAATGTCGCTCATGAACTACAAGAAAAAGGTATGGGATTCCGCACTATTAGAAGCAACCGCGCACGGCTTACCGGGAGGCGTAGAAGGATTCCAATCAAAATTGCCAACCCTCGCACCTCCAGATTCTGTCGTCGGTAACCTTGCGGCGTATTACGTTGAGAAATACGGCTTCGATCCTGGATGCGCAGTCATAGCAGGTTCCGGCGATAACCCACAGGCAAAAGTGCCTGTTGCTGGAGACCTCCTGAGCCTCGGTACGAGTTTTGTCAATATGGTGTCAACGGACGGCGACACACTCGACCCAGAAGGGTTTGCTAACGCCATGTACGACGGCATCAACCGACCCTTCATGTTCGGCTGCCGCACCAACGGCGCGATGGTCTGGGATGCCGTGAGAGCCAATTATGGATTCACAAAAGAAGAATACGCACCCGCAGAAGCTACGTTGCAAGCCGCCGCACCCGGGCAGTTTATGACGTTTTGGCAACCCAAAACCGAATCCTTTCCAGTCTCTGGCGCGTTTGAACTAATACGTACCTCACCAGAACACACATTAGCAGCAGACTATACGGGTATCATTGAAACAAGCCTTGCCGCCCTTTACATCTACTCCGCTGTCTTCACAAAACAGACACAAGCACCGCTGTTTGTAACGGGTGGAGCAACGGATAGTCCCGGAATCATGCAACGGGTCGCCGGAATCTGGAATAGACCTACACTCCCAGTGGAAAAGGGGGGCGCAGCCCTCGGTGCCGCTGTCGCAGGCGTGAAAGCATTTCTTGATGCAGACCCTGACACAGAAAATGAGTCCTTCGATATTGAGGCGTTCAGTGCTTCAGTCTTGAAACGCGGGGAACCTATTCAGCCCAATCCCGCAGACATCGCCGCTTACCACGGCGAAGGAAAATATCTCCAACGGTTCCGTGAAAAATACGAACAAATTATGGAAGCACATCCGATGTAA
- a CDS encoding ankyrin repeat domain-containing protein, with the protein MTKKQAFITAVENGDAWTVENLLATNETLAAQLDAPWFSFDAPAIVFAAASGNRELIDVLLDAGADIDVKSSWWAGGASALHHATGSMLNYNRELAEYLIERGATIDAHAAAGLDMSEKLAELIRENPEVVNEPGCDGMSPLHFAATPRIAELLLAHGADINLRDRDHNGTPAQWTLGSRPEVCQYLLEQGAEGDMVLYCVTGDVERAKAVLQENPALLDLRIDHKVPEGYTIASHDAEGIGEVPGAHVYAYKVGPTMRLLEIALQAKQAAIIKMLMECGYQIKLREWYMIAGQGPRNMDRLVKMFLGKGLDINARQKHRRGVWAPLHWVAQRGLTDGISCLLENGADPNITDDQGRTPIHIIAQKGIGKNQIQLLMKHGGNVSIRDAEGQTPLDYAQKAKRKSAASFLTEYANRAQEPT; encoded by the coding sequence ATGACAAAGAAGCAGGCGTTTATTACAGCAGTCGAAAATGGCGATGCATGGACAGTTGAAAACCTATTGGCAACGAATGAAACACTCGCTGCACAACTTGATGCGCCGTGGTTCAGTTTCGATGCCCCGGCGATTGTGTTTGCTGCTGCCTCCGGCAACCGTGAGCTTATTGATGTTCTACTCGATGCTGGGGCGGATATTGATGTCAAAAGCAGTTGGTGGGCAGGCGGTGCCTCAGCGTTACATCACGCTACGGGTTCTATGCTGAATTACAACAGAGAACTCGCTGAATATCTGATTGAACGGGGGGCGACAATTGACGCGCACGCCGCCGCGGGCTTGGATATGTCCGAAAAACTTGCTGAGTTAATTCGCGAAAATCCGGAAGTCGTCAACGAACCGGGATGTGATGGCATGTCTCCACTCCATTTCGCTGCGACCCCAAGAATCGCTGAACTGCTGCTTGCACACGGCGCGGATATAAATCTCCGAGACCGCGACCATAACGGCACACCGGCACAGTGGACACTGGGGAGTCGTCCTGAAGTCTGTCAATATCTTCTTGAACAAGGGGCGGAAGGCGATATGGTGCTCTATTGTGTAACTGGAGACGTTGAACGGGCGAAAGCCGTATTACAGGAAAATCCTGCGCTTCTTGATTTACGGATAGATCATAAAGTTCCAGAAGGTTATACGATAGCGTCCCACGACGCTGAAGGAATAGGTGAGGTTCCGGGGGCGCATGTTTATGCCTATAAAGTTGGACCAACCATGCGACTGCTTGAGATTGCGCTACAGGCAAAGCAGGCAGCGATCATCAAGATGCTGATGGAATGTGGTTATCAAATCAAGCTCCGAGAGTGGTATATGATTGCTGGACAGGGGCCGCGCAATATGGACAGACTTGTAAAGATGTTTCTCGGAAAAGGTTTGGATATCAATGCGCGTCAGAAGCATCGGCGTGGCGTATGGGCACCGTTGCATTGGGTGGCGCAACGCGGTCTGACAGATGGCATTTCATGTCTATTAGAGAATGGAGCAGATCCGAATATAACTGACGACCAAGGACGCACGCCGATCCATATCATCGCACAGAAGGGAATAGGGAAAAACCAGATCCAGTTACTCATGAAACACGGCGGCAACGTTAGCATACGCGATGCAGAGGGTCAAACGCCTCTGGATTATGCACAGAAGGCGAAAAGAAAGTCTGCTGCAAGTTTCCTCACAGAATATGCAAATCGCGCACAGGAACCGACTTAA
- a CDS encoding SEC-C metal-binding domain-containing protein, producing MKITDSDIRWLRLHFPNLYYDADSHKILGELDFCAVYESESGKITIANLLKETDFLIQDVFEVEIYLDDLDWNGWPKVFEVGGKYCRIVKKCEVPIIDLHIYPHNRACCLGLKYRDSQQLCIEDFLDELVIPFFYRLSYTDKFGIDRARKDLWGEYSHGKQGEIEHFLEIMNIVRHNPGRNDPCPCGSGKKYKKCHLGEVESPENPLRRTSLDAPTRLRR from the coding sequence ATGAAGATAACCGATAGTGACATTAGATGGTTGAGATTACATTTTCCGAACTTATACTACGATGCAGACTCCCATAAAATTTTAGGCGAGCTGGACTTTTGCGCGGTGTATGAGAGCGAATCCGGGAAAATAACGATTGCCAATCTCCTTAAAGAAACTGACTTTTTAATTCAGGATGTTTTTGAGGTTGAGATTTACCTAGATGACCTTGATTGGAACGGATGGCCGAAAGTGTTTGAGGTCGGGGGGAAATACTGTCGAATTGTGAAAAAATGTGAGGTTCCGATCATTGACTTGCACATTTATCCCCACAATCGCGCGTGTTGCTTAGGTCTCAAATACAGAGATAGCCAGCAGCTTTGTATTGAGGATTTCCTTGATGAATTGGTAATTCCATTTTTTTATCGACTCTCCTACACAGATAAATTCGGTATTGACAGGGCTCGGAAGGACCTTTGGGGCGAATATTCTCATGGCAAGCAAGGAGAAATAGAGCACTTTTTGGAAATCATGAATATAGTGCGACATAACCCAGGTAGGAACGATCCATGTCCCTGTGGAAGCGGCAAGAAGTACAAAAAATGTCATCTTGGTGAGGTTGAATCCCCGGAAAACCCGTTAAGGAGAACATCATTAGATGCCCCAACTCGGTTAAGGCGTTGA
- a CDS encoding glycosyltransferase family 2 protein, with the protein MKISVVIPALNEENAIAKVIADIPKTVYASDGHTGGRVQEIIVVDNGSTDNTAAIAEQHGARIINEPKRGYGAACLAGITALAETTPDIVVFLDGDYSDYPTDMPKLLQPIFEGSAAFVIGARKADNAREALLPQARFGNWLACLLIHRFFGIRYTDLGPFRAIRYPQLLALNMQDKTFGWTVEMQLKAAKQSIPVCEVPVRYRKRIGTSKITGTLTGTLKAGYKILTTLIYHRFLA; encoded by the coding sequence ATGAAAATATCAGTCGTCATTCCAGCACTCAACGAAGAAAACGCCATCGCCAAAGTTATCGCCGATATACCGAAAACGGTGTACGCCTCTGACGGACACACAGGTGGGAGAGTCCAAGAGATTATCGTTGTTGACAACGGCTCTACGGATAACACCGCTGCAATCGCAGAGCAACATGGAGCACGGATTATCAACGAACCGAAGAGAGGCTACGGGGCTGCCTGTTTGGCAGGTATCACGGCACTCGCGGAGACAACACCCGACATCGTCGTTTTTCTCGATGGCGACTATAGCGATTATCCCACAGACATGCCAAAGCTGCTCCAACCCATCTTTGAAGGCAGTGCCGCGTTCGTCATCGGCGCAAGGAAGGCAGACAACGCACGAGAAGCGTTATTACCCCAAGCCCGATTCGGCAATTGGCTTGCGTGTCTCTTAATACACCGGTTCTTTGGCATCCGCTATACAGACTTAGGACCCTTCCGAGCGATCCGATACCCACAACTCCTCGCCCTGAACATGCAAGACAAAACCTTCGGCTGGACAGTAGAGATGCAACTCAAAGCCGCGAAACAGTCAATTCCTGTCTGCGAGGTTCCGGTTCGTTATCGAAAACGCATCGGCACCTCCAAAATCACCGGCACCCTCACCGGTACCCTCAAAGCAGGCTACAAAATACTCACAACCCTCATCTACCACCGCTTTTTGGCATAA
- a CDS encoding DUF3857 and transglutaminase domain-containing protein — MHQSLTMGTLKNKQTFYPTPVGAVSNRTGAECLINSKVYHKILIILAVCLIFVPISFAADYALIIGGAAGEKSFYDAFWSATSRFHQLLTDEYGYDPAQITFLFEDMGDSEKPGLVDAESRREPLLTAFAELTEKIQPSDRFLLFMIGHASRTGRSTPKFNLLGRDITETEYITLINGIPAENQILIFGFPYSGRLASQLSAPGRIILTSSSPNEGYALQAGFGDVFVDAFSTAAADTNSDGAISLLEAFLSVEERTKAWYEDFGTIQSEHPHLDDNGDGNATRHLTTALESEEGANDGTLAEKTFLGKRRSALPAPPPSEPEVLADVPPTEVEEQANSEIGDANTYRGGRSALPYDFISEADENTIQEAISNAPSQKAYPDDGAAVLWESVDVDIDEKSRYIYSTRRIVKIFNENGKDLAEVSIPYMRGRDDVTIHHARTLTPDGNAIELDVNEVITDLVPPSAVDAGLYVDARLMYFSLPGVTDGCIIDYAYSTNNAGHVMQGEFWRKVYFQAPQPVQYYRLTVHIPKKKQLYYQISGAPAASQTDRFLSIQPEIAESNYARTYTFEVTDVPPLKEEYLMPAPQDLAYSISISSIDSWDKLVTWYATLIREQDTLTPEIAKKTEQLLKGAWTRQEKVKRLYEYVATNIQYLGYELGIWAIKPRPANLVLKDGRGDCKDKTTLLSTMLTSAGINSYPVLISAGDTRGINAHLPDGGSEVKAVPSLAYFNHMILAVEGNKDDELIWLDPTSETCAFGDFPAGDQDRWTLIINPQFLTENKIDTSEDLASKNAQDLQNNLYLFQKSPSLDATANLKRLHTDVHVKEDMSVTVRQELTVTGSFNIKLRSQLASLDTNEKRAEFMHKELELDDRAKIIEFKSSKLFQLEKELKVEVTWTCEGYLYAIGSQFVLELPLAKHPYAELLSEENRMYSAVIGKALSLEDKVSVSTETPFRIDTVPEEQTLKNEIAEIQLRYTQSKRKAEMHQIVRFLSPTVTPGDIEHLKEIVRAASNRGTKRFILTQ, encoded by the coding sequence ATGCATCAATCACTCACTATGGGAACCCTGAAAAATAAACAGACATTTTACCCCACCCCGGTAGGTGCGGTTTCTAACCGCACTGGTGCTGAATGTCTAATTAATTCTAAGGTTTACCATAAAATTCTCATAATTCTCGCCGTTTGTCTAATCTTTGTACCGATCTCCTTTGCAGCAGATTACGCCCTAATTATCGGTGGTGCCGCCGGTGAAAAATCTTTCTACGATGCATTCTGGAGTGCCACCTCCCGGTTTCATCAATTGCTCACCGACGAATACGGCTACGACCCAGCGCAAATCACCTTCCTTTTCGAGGATATGGGGGATTCGGAAAAACCCGGACTTGTTGATGCTGAATCGAGACGTGAACCGCTCTTAACGGCGTTCGCAGAACTCACTGAGAAAATCCAACCCTCAGACCGATTTCTACTCTTCATGATCGGACACGCATCCCGCACCGGTAGAAGTACACCGAAGTTTAATCTACTGGGACGAGACATCACCGAAACAGAATATATAACGCTTATCAACGGCATCCCTGCTGAGAACCAGATACTCATCTTCGGCTTCCCTTACAGCGGGCGGCTCGCATCCCAACTCAGCGCACCAGGACGCATAATTCTGACCTCAAGTTCACCGAACGAGGGTTACGCACTACAAGCTGGGTTCGGCGATGTTTTCGTCGATGCCTTCTCCACAGCAGCTGCCGATACAAATAGCGACGGCGCGATCTCGCTTCTCGAAGCGTTCCTATCCGTGGAGGAGCGGACAAAAGCGTGGTACGAAGACTTTGGTACGATTCAATCCGAACACCCACACCTCGACGATAACGGCGACGGAAATGCCACCCGGCACCTAACGACCGCTCTTGAATCTGAAGAAGGTGCAAACGATGGCACACTCGCTGAGAAAACATTTCTGGGCAAAAGACGCTCGGCACTACCCGCGCCACCACCCTCGGAACCAGAAGTCCTCGCCGACGTACCACCTACCGAAGTGGAGGAACAAGCGAATTCGGAAATCGGCGATGCCAACACCTATCGCGGTGGTAGATCTGCGCTTCCGTACGACTTCATCAGCGAAGCAGACGAAAACACTATTCAAGAAGCCATTAGCAACGCTCCCTCTCAAAAAGCGTATCCAGACGACGGGGCTGCCGTACTTTGGGAAAGCGTCGATGTGGATATCGATGAAAAGAGCCGATACATCTACTCAACACGTCGGATCGTCAAAATCTTCAACGAAAACGGCAAAGACCTTGCTGAAGTGAGCATCCCCTACATGCGTGGAAGAGACGATGTCACCATCCACCACGCACGAACACTCACACCGGACGGCAACGCTATTGAACTCGATGTAAACGAAGTGATAACCGATCTCGTCCCACCGAGTGCTGTGGATGCCGGGTTGTACGTTGACGCACGTTTGATGTACTTTTCGCTCCCTGGCGTTACGGACGGATGTATCATTGATTACGCCTATTCTACGAACAACGCTGGACACGTCATGCAAGGCGAATTTTGGCGGAAAGTCTATTTCCAAGCACCACAACCGGTGCAATATTATCGGCTTACCGTCCACATCCCGAAGAAAAAGCAGCTCTATTACCAAATTTCAGGGGCACCCGCAGCTTCCCAAACAGATCGCTTTCTCTCTATTCAACCCGAAATCGCTGAAAGCAACTACGCCCGAACCTATACCTTTGAGGTGACAGATGTTCCACCCTTGAAAGAGGAATATCTGATGCCTGCCCCGCAAGACCTCGCTTATAGCATCAGCATCTCCTCAATCGATTCTTGGGACAAACTCGTGACGTGGTACGCAACCCTGATTCGAGAACAGGATACCCTCACGCCAGAAATTGCCAAAAAGACAGAACAACTCCTTAAAGGGGCTTGGACACGACAAGAGAAGGTGAAAAGACTCTATGAATACGTCGCAACCAACATCCAATATCTCGGTTATGAACTCGGAATTTGGGCGATTAAACCCCGTCCAGCTAACCTCGTGCTGAAAGACGGCAGAGGCGACTGTAAGGACAAAACAACACTTCTGTCCACAATGCTCACATCTGCAGGCATTAACTCCTATCCTGTCCTCATCTCCGCTGGAGACACACGCGGTATTAATGCCCACCTGCCAGACGGCGGTTCGGAAGTCAAGGCGGTTCCGTCCTTAGCCTATTTCAATCACATGATTCTCGCAGTTGAAGGGAACAAAGACGATGAACTTATCTGGCTCGACCCAACATCGGAAACCTGTGCTTTCGGGGATTTTCCGGCTGGTGACCAAGATAGATGGACGCTCATCATCAACCCACAGTTTCTAACTGAAAATAAAATAGATACTTCAGAGGACCTCGCATCTAAAAACGCGCAGGACCTACAGAACAACCTTTATCTTTTCCAGAAGAGTCCCTCCTTAGACGCGACAGCGAATCTGAAACGCCTTCATACCGATGTACACGTCAAGGAAGACATGAGCGTCACCGTTCGCCAAGAATTAACAGTCACTGGCAGCTTCAACATAAAATTGCGGAGTCAACTCGCCAGTCTTGACACGAACGAAAAGCGGGCTGAATTCATGCACAAAGAATTAGAATTGGACGACCGCGCCAAAATAATTGAATTCAAATCTTCCAAACTTTTCCAACTCGAAAAGGAATTGAAAGTTGAAGTTACGTGGACGTGTGAAGGATATTTATATGCCATCGGTAGCCAATTCGTTCTTGAACTCCCCCTCGCGAAACACCCGTATGCGGAACTGTTGAGCGAGGAAAATCGAATGTATTCGGCTGTTATCGGCAAGGCGTTATCACTTGAAGATAAAGTCAGCGTCAGCACAGAGACACCCTTTAGGATAGATACTGTCCCTGAAGAGCAGACCCTGAAAAACGAGATCGCTGAGATTCAACTCCGTTATACGCAATCCAAACGCAAAGCCGAGATGCATCAGATCGTCCGTTTCCTGTCACCCACTGTAACACCAGGGGATATCGAACATCTCAAAGAGATTGTCAGAGCCGCTTCAAATCGAGGCACAAAACGATTTATATTAACACAATAG
- a CDS encoding MoxR family ATPase produces MPATEEVQAIEELMKSQELILAQLKKIIVGQEEVINQMLMALFAGGHCLLEGVPGLAKTLMIRTLAQILNLKFKRIQFTPDLMPADITGTDVLEEDRTTGHRTIRFIQGPIFANILLADEINRTPPKTQAALLEAMQEYHVTAGGNEFELERPFFVLATQNPIEQEGTYPLPEAQLDRFMFKIVIDYPTEAEETDIVSTTTGAEIPDLETTLSGHTIVALHNIVRRVPAADNVVQYAVKIARATRPKMEDAPDFIKEWIRWGAGPRAGQYLILGAKARAILRGRYNASCEDVKSVAPAVLRHRILTNFHAEAEGVDSDTVVQRLLDTVQEPAARL; encoded by the coding sequence ATGCCAGCAACAGAAGAAGTTCAAGCCATAGAAGAGTTGATGAAAAGCCAAGAACTCATTTTGGCACAACTGAAAAAGATTATAGTCGGGCAAGAGGAAGTCATTAATCAGATGTTGATGGCACTTTTTGCCGGGGGGCATTGTCTATTAGAAGGCGTGCCAGGTCTCGCCAAAACGCTCATGATTCGGACTTTGGCGCAAATCCTGAACCTCAAATTCAAGCGAATCCAATTCACGCCGGATCTGATGCCTGCTGACATCACTGGCACCGATGTCCTCGAAGAAGATCGGACAACTGGGCATCGCACGATTCGGTTTATTCAGGGACCCATCTTCGCCAACATCCTCCTCGCCGACGAGATTAACAGGACCCCCCCGAAAACACAAGCCGCACTTCTGGAAGCGATGCAGGAATATCACGTCACCGCCGGCGGCAACGAATTTGAATTGGAACGGCCCTTCTTCGTGCTTGCAACACAGAATCCGATTGAGCAAGAGGGTACATATCCACTCCCCGAAGCACAGTTGGATCGGTTTATGTTCAAAATTGTTATCGACTATCCGACAGAAGCTGAGGAGACAGACATCGTTTCGACAACAACTGGGGCGGAGATCCCTGATCTTGAAACGACACTCTCCGGGCACACTATCGTAGCACTCCATAATATTGTGAGGCGTGTACCCGCCGCCGATAACGTCGTACAATACGCCGTGAAAATCGCACGCGCAACGCGTCCAAAAATGGAAGACGCTCCCGATTTCATTAAGGAATGGATACGATGGGGGGCAGGACCTCGCGCGGGGCAGTATCTCATCTTAGGGGCGAAAGCCCGAGCGATTCTACGCGGCAGATACAACGCCTCTTGTGAAGATGTCAAATCCGTCGCACCGGCAGTCCTACGACATCGAATCTTAACCAACTTCCACGCCGAGGCAGAGGGTGTCGATTCCGATACCGTCGTCCAACGGCTGCTCGACACAGTGCAGGAACCCGCTGCAAGACTATAA
- the moaC gene encoding cyclic pyranopterin monophosphate synthase MoaC — protein sequence MKEQLTHFDEKGNTRMVDVGGKQETLRVAIARGHITARTETLRLITEEKMKKGDVLEVARLAGIMAAKRTGELIPLCHPLALTSIRVELVIAAETPRIEIQAEVQTVGRTGVEMEALTAVSVAALTVYDMCKAVDREMVIADVRLVKKTGGKSGDFIATSDT from the coding sequence ATGAAAGAACAACTCACACACTTTGACGAAAAAGGCAACACACGGATGGTGGACGTCGGCGGCAAGCAAGAAACCTTGCGTGTCGCCATCGCCCGTGGACACATAACCGCCCGCACTGAAACGCTTCGATTAATCACTGAAGAAAAAATGAAGAAGGGCGATGTTTTAGAGGTTGCACGCCTTGCAGGTATCATGGCAGCAAAACGGACGGGTGAACTCATTCCCCTCTGTCATCCGCTCGCATTGACTTCGATCCGCGTTGAACTCGTCATCGCAGCTGAAACACCACGGATTGAGATTCAAGCAGAAGTCCAGACGGTCGGACGCACAGGCGTAGAAATGGAAGCACTCACCGCTGTATCCGTCGCAGCACTGACTGTCTACGATATGTGTAAAGCGGTAGATAGGGAAATGGTCATCGCTGATGTCAGACTTGTCAAAAAGACAGGTGGTAAAAGTGGTGATTTCATAGCGACTTCCGATACATAA
- a CDS encoding DNA methyltransferase: protein METTNIKPKTIFTGDNLPIMRGINSESIDLIYLDPPFNSKTNYAAPIGSKAAGAEFKDTWTLSDVDNAWLDLIETKHPALNRVIHAAMTNSDKSYLIYMAARLLEMKRILKDTGSIYLHCDTTMSHYLKLVMDAVFGKGNFRNEVVWKRTAAHNDSAIYGSIHCTATGNLDHSLI from the coding sequence ATGGAAACCACAAATATCAAACCAAAGACGATATTCACGGGTGATAATCTGCCTATCATGCGTGGGATAAATAGTGAATCCATTGATCTCATATATTTAGACCCGCCATTTAATAGCAAGACGAACTACGCAGCCCCTATAGGTTCAAAAGCTGCTGGTGCGGAATTCAAAGATACGTGGACCCTTTCAGACGTAGACAACGCTTGGCTTGATCTCATTGAGACGAAACATCCTGCGCTGAACCGAGTTATCCATGCTGCTATGACAAACAGCGATAAATCTTATCTCATTTACATGGCTGCCAGATTACTGGAAATGAAGCGTATTCTGAAAGATACTGGCAGTATCTACCTACATTGCGATACGACAATGAGTCATTATCTCAAGTTAGTTATGGATGCGGTGTTTGGGAAGGGAAACTTTCGGAATGAGGTTGTTTGGAAACGAACCGCAGCACATAATGATTCTGCAATTTATGGGAGTATTCATTGTACTGCCACCGGAAATTTAGACCACTCTCTAATATAA